One region of Deltaproteobacteria bacterium genomic DNA includes:
- a CDS encoding DUF192 domain-containing protein, translating to MISKLFTFIFWVTIAIACNGKNSAPAKSASMSQVIFSPAGVDISVLVEVAISQKDHQRGLMYRQSLETNHGMLFIFKDEAIRSFWMKNTYIPLDMIFINSQLQVVGVIHNAKPLSLSSRSVDTPAKYVVEVNAGYAKHFGITRGTSVRFDLNSTTSTSH from the coding sequence ATGATTTCTAAATTATTTACCTTTATTTTCTGGGTTACCATAGCCATCGCCTGCAATGGAAAAAATAGTGCGCCAGCCAAATCTGCATCTATGTCACAAGTAATTTTCTCACCTGCTGGCGTTGATATTTCAGTTTTGGTCGAAGTTGCCATTAGCCAAAAGGACCATCAGCGTGGTTTAATGTATCGTCAATCGCTTGAAACAAATCACGGTATGCTTTTTATATTTAAAGATGAGGCAATACGTTCTTTCTGGATGAAAAATACTTATATTCCGCTTGATATGATCTTCATTAATTCACAACTACAAGTGGTTGGGGTCATTCACAACGCAAAACCACTCTCATTATCTAGTCGTAGCGTTGATACACCCGCTAAATATGTTGTTGAAGTTAATGCTGGTTATGCAAAACATTTTGGGATTACGCGTGGCACTTCTGTTCGCTTTGATTTAAACTCGACCACTTCAACTAGTCATTAA
- a CDS encoding outer membrane beta-barrel domain-containing protein: MARFQRLSYFVVVLGCITYATSVVYAAPGDDILEQLGAANDSPPPEKAASAKPDTAKSNEASAAKEEESAANDETKSQKAAVAQSPQALDKVKAVPRKTLLKKSRFELSPFASLSTNDAYYQHYAAGGTAIFYPHDAFGIGVGAEYLFSHLKTSNLDTVRQNFIAVPAVFEQPRIFAHLDAYFIPIYGKISLFSSDIIQFDTYLVSGVGAAYAGSHYRPLMNLGLGQRFVFGEWLAIRFELRDHMFVDTQTVNEIERSGVQNYLMFMAGVSVFLPTSFEYTYQ; the protein is encoded by the coding sequence GTGGCGCGTTTTCAAAGATTAAGCTATTTTGTTGTCGTTTTAGGTTGCATAACTTATGCTACTTCGGTGGTGTATGCTGCCCCAGGCGACGATATTCTTGAACAATTAGGCGCGGCAAACGATTCACCGCCTCCAGAAAAGGCAGCAAGCGCTAAACCTGATACAGCTAAAAGTAACGAAGCTAGTGCAGCAAAAGAAGAAGAATCAGCCGCAAATGATGAAACAAAGAGCCAGAAGGCAGCTGTCGCACAATCGCCGCAAGCACTTGATAAGGTAAAAGCAGTTCCCCGCAAGACGCTGCTTAAAAAATCACGTTTTGAATTATCACCGTTTGCCAGTCTAAGCACCAATGACGCGTACTATCAGCATTATGCTGCTGGCGGTACTGCTATTTTTTATCCCCATGACGCATTTGGTATTGGTGTGGGTGCAGAATATTTATTTTCACATCTAAAAACGAGCAATCTTGATACAGTTAGGCAAAATTTTATTGCGGTACCTGCAGTTTTTGAACAGCCCCGGATATTTGCTCATTTAGATGCGTATTTTATTCCTATTTATGGTAAAATTAGTCTATTTTCGAGTGATATTATTCAATTCGACACTTATTTAGTTAGTGGCGTAGGTGCTGCTTATGCTGGCTCTCATTATCGTCCTTTAATGAATTTAGGCTTAGGACAGCGTTTTGTTTTTGGAGAGTGGTTGGCGATTCGTTTTGAGTTGCGTGATCATATGTTCGTTGACACCCAAACAGTTAATGAAATCGAACGTTCAGGTGTACAAAACTATTTGATGTTTATGGCCGGCGTTAGCGTATTTCTACCAACCAGCTTTGAGTATACTTACCAATGA
- a CDS encoding outer membrane beta-barrel domain-containing protein encodes MGSYNLASFMLAAALIATPVAISAADQPSTREIEERAADQPSTREIEERAADQETGTNLEEGEEAPRTLAERIPSVTRRSFVKQNRLELFPSAGLSLNDPFYDHIIGSLGFAYHVFEYLSVGITGDYFGSIKSKIPVEGRLGNPTINIERPLYSGHLEVGFTPFYGKLSLLAESVLHFDIYAIVGGGMIARKRGGTTFAGVLGVGEHFFLNEWAALRVEIRDQIFMMGRNNAEPKNDSMQNLLIVTLGLSIFIPPTFEHERL; translated from the coding sequence ATGGGTTCGTATAATCTCGCGTCTTTTATGCTTGCTGCAGCGCTTATTGCGACTCCAGTTGCGATTAGTGCTGCTGATCAGCCAAGCACTCGTGAGATCGAAGAAAGAGCCGCTGATCAGCCAAGCACTCGTGAGATCGAAGAAAGAGCCGCTGATCAAGAAACTGGTACTAATTTAGAAGAAGGCGAAGAAGCTCCACGTACGCTTGCTGAGCGTATACCTAGCGTCACTCGTCGTAGTTTCGTTAAACAAAACCGCCTTGAGCTTTTTCCATCTGCTGGTTTATCTTTAAACGATCCTTTTTACGATCATATTATTGGTTCGTTAGGTTTTGCTTATCATGTTTTTGAGTATCTTTCGGTAGGTATCACCGGAGACTATTTTGGCTCAATTAAGAGTAAAATTCCTGTCGAAGGGCGTTTGGGCAATCCCACAATTAACATTGAGCGACCATTATACAGCGGACATCTTGAGGTAGGTTTTACCCCATTTTATGGCAAACTAAGTTTATTAGCCGAAAGTGTATTGCACTTTGATATCTATGCTATCGTTGGTGGTGGTATGATAGCACGTAAGAGAGGCGGAACTACTTTTGCAGGTGTATTAGGCGTGGGTGAACATTTTTTTCTTAATGAGTGGGCAGCATTACGTGTTGAAATACGCGATCAGATTTTTATGATGGGTCGTAATAACGCTGAACCTAAAAATGATAGTATGCAAAATTTACTGATCGTAACTTTGGGCCTATCAATTTTTATACCACCCACTTTTGAGCACGAGCGTTTGTGA